A stretch of the Rhizobium sullae genome encodes the following:
- a CDS encoding beta-1,6-N-acetylglucosaminyltransferase yields MIGYLILVHRYPDQFKRLFRAIHNSENHYVVHVDKNSGADLEAEIRRFLLPYANADMIKSEKALWGGYSLVDAELRGMERLLQMGEWSHFINLSGQDFPLKPQKQITAFLNANLNCEFIKVRDQDRERPDTMHRVSEYVVELEETIQRTAHSRPFLTDAVPYIGNQWMIVTRAFCDFVCHDPSVARYKAFYENTLIADEGFFQTVMMNSAMQSEIVNDDLRTIDWIPDGTIKLRPRTYQRQDAPELISSPNLFARKFDQTVDSEILGVLERHLAAQAVANVDRVQLMPANAA; encoded by the coding sequence ATGATCGGTTATCTAATCCTGGTTCATCGTTATCCCGATCAATTCAAGCGTCTGTTCAGGGCGATCCACAATAGCGAAAATCACTACGTCGTGCATGTCGACAAGAACTCGGGTGCCGATCTCGAAGCCGAAATCCGGAGGTTTCTATTGCCCTATGCCAACGCTGACATGATCAAAAGCGAGAAGGCTCTTTGGGGCGGCTACAGTCTGGTCGATGCCGAACTACGCGGCATGGAGCGCCTGCTGCAAATGGGCGAATGGAGCCATTTCATCAACCTGAGTGGCCAGGACTTTCCGCTGAAACCCCAAAAGCAGATCACCGCATTCCTGAATGCCAACCTCAATTGCGAATTCATCAAGGTTCGGGACCAGGATCGGGAGCGCCCCGACACAATGCACCGCGTCAGCGAATACGTGGTCGAGTTGGAGGAGACCATTCAGCGCACTGCACATTCAAGGCCCTTCCTTACCGACGCCGTACCCTATATCGGCAATCAGTGGATGATCGTGACAAGGGCTTTCTGCGACTTCGTCTGCCACGACCCGAGTGTGGCTCGTTACAAGGCGTTCTATGAAAACACCCTGATTGCAGACGAAGGATTCTTCCAAACGGTGATGATGAATTCTGCGATGCAAAGCGAAATCGTCAACGATGACCTGCGGACGATCGACTGGATTCCCGATGGCACCATAAAGCTGCGTCCCAGAACCTATCAGCGCCAAGACGCCCCTGAACTGATATCAAGCCCCAATCTCTTTGCCCGGAAATTCGATCAGACGGTTGATAGCGAGATTCTCGGGGTCTTGGAACGACATCTCGCCGCCCAGGCTGTTGCAAATGTTGACCGGGTGCAGCTCATGCCGGCGAATGCAGCGTAG
- a CDS encoding DUF1488 domain-containing protein, whose product MTLQFPNSSRSFDEGKRSVRFQGYDGMFEVRFLIEAAALMKQADQSFVEADYLNAFDRLRSAIQDAAIKVYKRNRRSAYTLTAADLK is encoded by the coding sequence ATGACACTTCAATTCCCAAACAGCAGCCGCAGTTTCGACGAAGGGAAGCGGTCAGTCCGCTTTCAAGGCTATGATGGCATGTTTGAAGTGCGCTTTCTCATAGAGGCTGCCGCGCTCATGAAGCAAGCCGATCAGAGCTTCGTCGAAGCGGATTATCTCAATGCCTTCGACAGATTGCGTTCGGCTATCCAGGACGCGGCGATCAAAGTCTACAAGCGCAATCGCCGATCGGCCTACACGCTGACTGCAGCCGATCTGAAGTGA
- a CDS encoding transposase gives MADENNIGPNAVAATDAEAKTPAVKKQRSPRPQKTAAEPARATSKAVAVKSPVAKPRTYSEQEKAGKLKLIGTEITEGKSTLKDAIKKAGISEQTYYNWKRTATPVVQRNKKPVPTSDELGDLVKLEEENQKLRKRLAEKLRAENTQLRKRLGLD, from the coding sequence ATGGCTGACGAGAACAACATAGGACCGAATGCAGTTGCGGCGACGGACGCCGAGGCAAAAACACCTGCTGTCAAGAAGCAGAGGTCGCCACGGCCGCAAAAGACGGCTGCCGAACCGGCGCGCGCTACATCAAAGGCAGTGGCTGTAAAGTCGCCCGTGGCTAAGCCCAGGACGTATAGCGAGCAGGAAAAAGCCGGTAAGCTCAAGCTGATCGGAACGGAAATCACCGAAGGCAAAAGCACCCTCAAGGACGCGATCAAGAAGGCCGGCATATCGGAGCAGACCTACTATAATTGGAAGCGGACCGCGACGCCGGTTGTTCAAAGGAACAAGAAGCCGGTTCCGACCAGCGATGAACTGGGCGATCTGGTCAAGCTCGAAGAGGAGAACCAGAAGCTTCGCAAGCGCCTGGCGGAAAAGTTGCGTGCGGAAAATACGCAACTGCGCAAGAGGCTCGGGCTGGATTGA
- the groL gene encoding chaperonin GroEL (60 kDa chaperone family; promotes refolding of misfolded polypeptides especially under stressful conditions; forms two stacked rings of heptamers to form a barrel-shaped 14mer; ends can be capped by GroES; misfolded proteins enter the barrel where they are refolded when GroES binds): MSVKQIKFGRDAREKLLRGVDILADAVKVTLGPRGRNVVIDKSFGAPRITKDGVSVAKEIELEDKFENMGAQMLREVASKTSDIAGDGTTTATVLAQAIVREGAKAVAAGMNPMDLKRGIDLAVTAVVKDLLAKAQKINTSEEIAQVGTISANGEKEIGQYIADAMQKVGNDGVITVEEAKTAETELEVVEGMQFDRGYLSPYFVTNAEKMVAELEDAYVLLHEKKLSNLQAMLPILEAVVQTGMPLLIISEDVEGEALATLVVNKLRGGLKIAAVKAPGFGDRRKAMLEDLAILTGGTVISEDLGIKLENVTLDMLGRSKKISITKENTTIIDGAGTKSDIEGRVAQIKAQIEETSSDYDKEKLQERLAKLSGGVAVIRVGGSTEIEVKEKKDRIDDALNATRAAVEEGIVPGGGTALLRASITLKIMGENDDQNAGISIVRKALQSLVRQIAENAGDEGSLVVGRILESNTDNFGYNAQTGEYGDMIAMGIVDPVKVVRTALQNAASVAGLLVTTEAMVADLPRKDAAGGSMPDMGGMM, from the coding sequence ATGTCTGTCAAACAAATCAAATTCGGTCGTGATGCGCGCGAAAAGCTGCTGCGCGGCGTCGATATCCTCGCCGATGCCGTGAAGGTGACGCTCGGTCCGAGGGGCCGCAACGTCGTGATCGACAAGTCCTTCGGCGCACCGCGCATCACCAAGGACGGCGTTTCGGTGGCCAAGGAAATCGAGCTTGAAGACAAGTTCGAAAACATGGGCGCCCAGATGTTGCGCGAGGTCGCGTCGAAGACCAGCGACATCGCCGGCGACGGCACCACGACGGCAACCGTTCTTGCCCAGGCGATCGTTCGCGAAGGCGCAAAAGCTGTTGCAGCCGGCATGAACCCGATGGACCTGAAGCGCGGTATCGACCTCGCCGTCACCGCCGTCGTCAAGGATCTGCTTGCCAAGGCGCAAAAGATCAATACGTCGGAAGAGATTGCCCAGGTCGGTACCATCTCGGCCAACGGCGAGAAGGAAATCGGTCAGTATATCGCTGATGCGATGCAGAAGGTTGGCAACGATGGCGTCATCACGGTCGAGGAAGCCAAGACCGCTGAAACCGAACTCGAAGTCGTCGAAGGCATGCAGTTCGACCGCGGCTACCTTTCACCTTACTTCGTCACCAATGCCGAAAAGATGGTGGCGGAGTTGGAAGATGCTTATGTGCTATTGCATGAGAAGAAGCTTTCCAACCTGCAGGCCATGCTTCCGATCCTGGAAGCCGTCGTTCAAACCGGCATGCCTCTGTTAATCATTTCCGAAGACGTCGAAGGCGAAGCGCTTGCAACACTCGTCGTCAACAAGCTGCGCGGCGGCCTGAAGATCGCCGCCGTCAAGGCTCCAGGCTTCGGCGATCGCCGCAAGGCTATGCTCGAAGACCTCGCGATCCTGACCGGCGGCACGGTCATTTCCGAAGACCTCGGCATCAAACTCGAAAATGTCACGCTCGACATGCTTGGCCGTTCCAAGAAGATCTCCATTACCAAGGAAAATACCACGATCATCGATGGTGCCGGCACCAAGTCCGACATCGAAGGCCGCGTTGCACAGATCAAGGCCCAGATCGAGGAAACCAGCTCGGATTATGACAAGGAAAAGCTGCAGGAGCGTCTTGCCAAGCTTTCCGGTGGCGTTGCGGTGATCCGTGTCGGCGGCTCGACGGAGATCGAAGTCAAGGAAAAGAAGGACCGCATAGACGACGCGTTGAATGCAACCCGCGCCGCAGTCGAAGAAGGAATCGTTCCCGGCGGCGGCACGGCTCTGCTTAGGGCCTCCATTACCCTTAAGATCATGGGCGAGAACGACGATCAGAATGCCGGCATCAGCATAGTCCGCAAGGCCTTGCAGTCGCTGGTTCGCCAAATCGCCGAAAATGCCGGTGACGAAGGCTCACTGGTCGTTGGCCGTATACTGGAAAGCAATACCGACAATTTCGGTTATAACGCCCAGACCGGCGAGTATGGCGACATGATCGCCATGGGCATCGTCGATCCGGTCAAGGTCGTCCGCACGGCCCTGCAGAACGCCGCTTCGGTTGCCGGCCTGCTGGTGACGACGGAAGCAATGGTTGCCGACCTTCCCAGGAAGGATGCCGCCGGAGGCAGCATGCCTGATATGGGCGGCATGATGTAA
- a CDS encoding DHA2 family efflux MFS transporter permease subunit: MTLDSQAISGVEDVPVTEDQSARNKLVIGLLLVSAFVVILNETIMGVALPHLMADLKISASLAQWLTAAFMLTMAVVIPVTGYLLQRLNTRPVFILAMSLFSAGTLISALSPGFSMLVIGRIVQASGTAIMMPLLMTTIMHLVPPHSRGKTIGNISIVISVAPAIGPTISGLILAALHWRWMFLLVLPIALIALALGAWKIKNVTEPTKAPIDILSVPISAIGFGSFVYGLSGLGEAALETPAVSPWIPLGVGAAVIAIFVLRQLRLQRQDRALLDMRTLTIKAFTIPVVMMAILMMSMFGVFILLPIYLQNVLGLTTLQTGLLLLPGGLIMGLCAPTVGSLFDRYGPMPLVVPGAILFSVSMWGLTFVQQDTPVWMLLIAHIVLSIGLALMFTPLFTASLGALPPNLYSHGSAMIGTTQQVAGAAGTALFVAIMTMEGSSLTLAGADAVAATTGGIRAAFFCGAAISIAAIATAFFIKKPIGGHGVSH; this comes from the coding sequence ATGACCCTCGATTCCCAAGCAATATCCGGCGTTGAAGATGTCCCCGTCACCGAAGACCAGAGCGCCCGTAATAAGCTCGTCATCGGTCTCCTGCTGGTTTCGGCCTTCGTCGTCATCCTTAACGAAACCATCATGGGCGTCGCGCTGCCGCACTTGATGGCTGATCTCAAGATTTCCGCAAGCCTGGCGCAATGGCTGACAGCGGCGTTCATGCTGACCATGGCCGTCGTTATTCCGGTGACCGGCTATCTATTGCAGCGCCTGAATACGCGGCCCGTATTCATTTTGGCGATGTCGCTATTCAGCGCCGGCACGCTGATTTCCGCACTCTCGCCGGGCTTTAGCATGCTGGTGATCGGACGGATCGTACAGGCATCCGGCACGGCGATCATGATGCCGCTGTTGATGACCACGATCATGCATCTGGTGCCGCCGCACTCGCGCGGCAAGACGATAGGCAATATCTCCATCGTCATCTCCGTGGCGCCCGCCATCGGCCCGACGATTTCCGGGCTTATCCTGGCAGCGCTTCATTGGCGCTGGATGTTCCTGCTCGTCCTGCCGATCGCGCTCATAGCTCTGGCGCTCGGTGCATGGAAAATCAAGAACGTCACCGAGCCGACGAAGGCGCCGATCGATATCCTCTCTGTCCCCATCTCCGCAATCGGTTTCGGCAGCTTCGTCTATGGCCTGAGCGGACTGGGCGAGGCCGCGCTTGAGACGCCAGCCGTCTCGCCCTGGATTCCGCTCGGCGTAGGTGCGGCGGTCATTGCAATCTTCGTCCTGCGGCAGTTGCGGCTTCAGCGCCAGGACAGGGCATTGCTGGACATGCGCACCTTGACGATCAAGGCCTTCACCATTCCGGTCGTGATGATGGCGATCCTGATGATGTCGATGTTCGGCGTGTTCATCCTGCTGCCGATCTATCTTCAGAACGTGCTGGGGCTGACGACACTTCAGACCGGGTTGCTGTTGCTCCCGGGTGGGTTGATCATGGGACTTTGCGCCCCGACGGTCGGCAGCCTGTTCGACCGGTATGGTCCGATGCCGCTCGTCGTTCCGGGCGCCATTCTGTTCAGCGTCTCGATGTGGGGTCTGACCTTCGTTCAGCAGGACACGCCCGTCTGGATGCTGCTGATCGCCCATATCGTCCTCAGCATTGGCCTTGCGCTGATGTTCACCCCTCTCTTCACTGCGAGCCTCGGAGCACTGCCGCCCAATCTCTATTCGCATGGAAGTGCCATGATCGGCACCACCCAGCAGGTCGCCGGCGCGGCCGGCACCGCGCTCTTCGTTGCGATCATGACGATGGAAGGTTCGAGCCTCACACTTGCCGGCGCCGATGCTGTAGCGGCGACGACGGGTGGGATCCGCGCGGCGTTCTTCTGTGGGGCGGCCATTTCCATTGCAGCTATCGCGACGGCTTTCTTCATCAAGAAGCCGATAGGCGGCCACGGCGTATCGCATTGA
- a CDS encoding VOC family protein, with amino-acid sequence MKPHISVLTLGVANLERSLAFYRDGLKLPTQGIVGREFEHGAVAFFDLSSGVKLAIWAQDDLAHDSGLAKAPASSTSFSIGHNVLHRREVDEVMEQARHAGADIVKVAEETFYGGYAGYFTDPDRHLWEVVWNPANLPPED; translated from the coding sequence ATGAAGCCGCATATTTCTGTCTTGACGCTGGGTGTCGCCAATCTTGAGCGGTCGCTCGCCTTTTACCGTGACGGCCTTAAACTGCCTACTCAAGGGATCGTGGGCCGTGAGTTCGAGCATGGAGCCGTTGCGTTCTTTGACCTGTCGAGCGGCGTCAAACTTGCGATTTGGGCCCAGGACGACCTGGCCCACGACAGCGGTCTGGCGAAAGCACCCGCAAGCAGCACCTCATTTTCGATTGGCCACAACGTCTTGCATCGACGTGAGGTGGACGAGGTCATGGAACAGGCCCGGCATGCGGGGGCAGACATCGTAAAGGTCGCCGAGGAGACCTTTTACGGTGGATACGCTGGATACTTTACCGATCCGGACCGCCACCTATGGGAAGTGGTGTGGAATCCGGCCAATCTGCCACCGGAGGATTGA
- a CDS encoding co-chaperone GroES: MISTIFRPLHDRVVVRRIEADAKTKGGIIIPDTAKEKPQEGEVVAVGPGARDDAGQIQPLEVKAGDRILFGKWSGTEIKFNGEDLLIMKEADVMGVVA; encoded by the coding sequence ATGATTAGTACCATTTTTCGGCCGTTGCACGACCGTGTCGTCGTGCGCCGTATTGAGGCTGACGCCAAGACCAAGGGTGGCATCATCATTCCAGATACTGCCAAGGAAAAGCCGCAGGAGGGCGAAGTTGTCGCTGTTGGGCCTGGTGCGCGCGATGATGCCGGCCAGATCCAGCCGCTCGAGGTCAAGGCCGGCGACCGGATCCTGTTCGGCAAATGGTCCGGCACCGAGATCAAGTTCAACGGCGAAGACCTGTTGATCATGAAGGAAGCCGACGTCATGGGCGTTGTCGCCTAA
- a CDS encoding DUF2277 domain-containing protein, with protein sequence MCRNIRTLFNFDPPATDQEIHNAALQFVRKLSGTNKPSKRNEAAFDRAVGSIAACSRELLVSLETSQPPRDREEEAAKARARTATRFA encoded by the coding sequence ATGTGCCGAAACATAAGAACTTTGTTCAATTTCGATCCGCCTGCGACCGACCAGGAAATCCATAACGCCGCGCTGCAGTTTGTGCGAAAGCTGAGCGGAACGAACAAACCGTCGAAACGTAATGAGGCGGCGTTCGACCGCGCGGTCGGTTCGATCGCGGCATGTTCCCGCGAACTGCTCGTTTCACTCGAGACTTCGCAACCGCCGCGCGACCGCGAAGAAGAAGCCGCAAAAGCGCGCGCGAGAACAGCGACCCGGTTCGCGTGA
- a CDS encoding DUF3008 family protein yields MPAKSKAQQTASGAALSAKRGETSKNKVKGASKSTEKSMSEKQPEEFASTKTKGKPERVAK; encoded by the coding sequence ATGCCAGCAAAATCCAAAGCTCAGCAGACGGCCTCAGGTGCTGCCTTATCAGCAAAGCGCGGCGAGACGTCCAAGAATAAGGTAAAGGGCGCCTCCAAGAGCACGGAAAAATCCATGAGCGAAAAGCAGCCCGAAGAGTTTGCATCGACCAAAACAAAAGGCAAACCCGAACGCGTTGCTAAGTAG